In a genomic window of Acropora muricata isolate sample 2 chromosome 2, ASM3666990v1, whole genome shotgun sequence:
- the LOC136900033 gene encoding uncharacterized protein isoform X5, translating into MIIYSCLTNFFFQQEPVSTVGQIRRMNKPLEKNHKTLSKGRGKESEFRSKKQKNELHILKMSQEWDLRRQKRRLDRQKWVEERRNQKLPIWQRVGNLRVQANEEILDEAGNELVNKKQKFENSNKAEQSSISHNDNMRENSLESRENGMGNTLRVQTLRFTEGTTSAKCLDEKQIKEPEIKFIKIEQTTRTMAQPLLFNMNTAKTAKTTEQITEHSSIKALNCNSKSPDSQLKEIVHECKTSLEKVRMKTTKEASTNDEPEGAYKDRKRKFEAISVDTGFKEMPTLMRVDKPTTLENIGRQNGPVTICSSANDSVIVKPIARTSEQPVKGEAMPQIKQCYSLLERREETPNVNFFAIKTSPNNPASVSFPVPPPATTTTAASEVKSPAVGADTKCIVYMSKTPASVAVSPGAPSHSRPSYLVPVYKASTRDTAYTFLPAGTAQQQPPRVGEKSGLEGRLHDYKTDCGVAGKVLPHSPTTPLLYRDPIIPTATVHSCHEPVHSNVIPGPSPSSDSPRPNIDPTWMECKNHIAKIQHESNQAHKTNVVNSAGSLPPEGILTVVAAPLTEKIKGSKTTPETLHYQTSNRTVEVAPNQASFSPQEAIYNPMSLYVRSKLVPREVVAVNYGVEASSPLVQYIRTDAICDKELTKWTAKNVADFIASTDCADKAELFVEQEIDGKALLSLSPEMLMKGMNLKLGPSVKLYNHIVNLRTAHLL; encoded by the exons ATGATTATTTATTCTTGTCTTACCAACTTCTTTTTCCAGCAGGAACCGGTCTCTACGGTCGGGCAGATACGAAGAATGAACAAACCTTTAGAAAAGAATCACAAAACGTTGTCGAAGGGCAGAGGAAAAGAAAGTGAAtttcgctcgaaaaaacaaaagaatgagcTCCATATACTAAAAATGTCACAGGAATGGGACTTAAGGAGACAAAAACGACGGCTGGACCGACAGAAATGGGTCGAGGAGCGACGAAACCAGAAACTTCCAATATGGCAAAGAGTTGGAAACCTGCGGGTTCAAGCAAATGAGGAAATTTTAGACGAAGCAGGTAATGAACTTGTAAACAAGAAacagaaatttgaaaattcaaataaGGCTGAACAGAGCAGCATTTCACACAATGACAACATGAGAGAGAATTCATTAGAGTCCAGAGAAAACGGAATGGGAAATACATTGCGAGTCCAAACGCTTCGTTTTACGGAGGGGACAACTTCAGCAAAATGCCTCGACGAGAAGCAAATTAAAGAACCCGAGATAAAGTTTATTAAAATTGAACAGACTACAAGAACAATGGCACAACCTTTACTGTTCAACATGAACACAGCAAAAACGGCAAAAACTACGGAGCAAATCACAGAACACAGCTCCATCAAAGCATTAAATTGCAACTCAAAG TCCCCAGACAGTCAACTCAAAGAGATCGTTCATGAATGCAAGACATCACTGGAGAAAG TGCGGATGAAAACGACAAAAGAGGCATCGACCAACGATGAACCCGAAGGAGCATACAAAGATCGGAAGAGAAAATTTGAGGCCATCAGTGTGGATACTGGCTTCAAGGAAATG CCCACACTCATGCGAGTTGACAAGCCGACGACCTTGGAGAACATTGGAAGACAGAACGGG cCTGTCACGATTTGCAGTTCTGCGAACGACTCAGTCATAGTCAAGCCGATTGCAAGAACCTCAGAGCAGCCTGTAAAAG GGGAAGCTATGCCACAAATAAAACAGTGCTACTCTTTGCTCGAACGACGCGAGGAAACACCAAACGTGaattttttcgcaattaaaacATCGCCAAATAACCCAGCATCAGTTTCGTTTCCAGTGCCTCCGCCGGCAACCACGACAACAGCAGCATCCGAGGTGAAGAGCCCAGCAGTGGGAGCCGATACTAAATGCATCGTCTATATGTCAAAGACCCCCGCCTCCGTTGCTGTTTCCCCGGGGGCTCCCAGCCACTCCCGACCCAGTTACCTTGTTCCTGTATACAAAGCAAGCACCAGAGACACCGCGTACACATTTCTCCCGGCTGGTACTGCACAACAGCAACCTCCCCGGGTAGGGGAGAAATCCGGCTTAGAAGGACGCTTGCATGACTATAAGACGGATTGCGGTGTTGCAG GCAAAGTTCTTCCTCATTCTCCAACAACTCCTTTATTGTACAGGGATCCCATAATACCAACTGCAACAGTTCATTCGTGCCATGAACCAGTTCACTCCAATGTTATTCCTGGTCCTTCACCTAGCAGTGACTCTCCTCGTCCTAACATTGATCCAACATGGATGGAATGTAAAAACCATATAGCTAAGATACAACATGAGTCGAATCAAGCGCACAAAACCAATGTTGTGAACAGCGCCGGATCGTTACCACCGGAAGGTATTCTAACCGTTGTGGCAGCACCGCTGACTGAAAAAATCAAAGGCTCGAAAACAACACCGGAAACGCTGCACTACCAAACTTCGAATCGCACTGTGGAAGTCGCGCCAAACCAAGCTTCGTTCAGCCCCCAAGAGGCCATTTACAATCCCATGTCATTGTACGTACGTTCAAAACTTGTGCCACGCGAGGTGGTGGCAGTAAATTACGGAGTGGAAGCCAGTTCTCCTCTCGTCCAATATATAAGAACCGATGCTATTTGCGACAAGGAACTGACAAAATGGACCGCAAAAAATGTGGCGGACTTCATTGCTTCTACGGATTGTGCAGATAAAGCAGAGTTGTTCGTGGAACAG GAAATCGATGGGAAAGCACTACTTTCGCTGTCACCAGAGATGTTAATGAAAGGCATGAATTTGAAACTAGGCCCTTCCGTTAAACTCTACAACCACATCGTAAATTTAAGAACTGCTCATCTGCTTTGA